The following are from one region of the Paenibacillus sabinae T27 genome:
- a CDS encoding DeoR/GlpR family DNA-binding transcription regulator, whose amino-acid sequence MRREEFSIYQEERLLKILDQLKTHTQLSNADICELLDISRDTARRDIIKLVEEGAAIRTHGGIALPFFKEEIKAYKERAAAASAQKLEIARTANAYIGKGEVIFMDVSTTVRELCAEIREKITVYTHSLDNAEVLAGNTDVELHLLGGKFNYENRFFYNESQAEQLSEIYFDKVFLGAAAIMEDGIYFANREDALVKKLVAGRAGKVFVLTDSQKFNLTASFRGMEFSDIDLLITDESPPEHLLPVLRESGIELIRTAGEE is encoded by the coding sequence ATGAGAAGGGAGGAGTTTTCCATTTACCAGGAGGAAAGGCTGCTCAAAATTTTGGATCAACTAAAGACCCATACCCAGCTATCGAATGCGGACATATGCGAGCTGCTGGACATCTCCAGAGATACGGCGAGAAGGGACATTATAAAGCTGGTGGAGGAAGGCGCTGCCATAAGGACGCATGGCGGAATTGCTTTGCCATTTTTTAAGGAAGAAATTAAAGCCTACAAGGAGCGCGCGGCCGCCGCTTCCGCACAGAAGCTTGAAATCGCCCGGACGGCCAACGCCTACATTGGCAAAGGGGAGGTCATCTTTATGGATGTCTCCACGACGGTCCGGGAGCTGTGCGCGGAGATTCGGGAAAAGATTACGGTATATACCCACTCGCTCGACAACGCGGAGGTTCTTGCGGGCAATACGGACGTGGAGCTTCATCTGCTCGGCGGAAAGTTTAACTACGAAAATCGGTTTTTTTATAACGAATCCCAAGCGGAGCAGCTCAGCGAAATTTACTTTGACAAGGTCTTTCTGGGGGCGGCAGCGATTATGGAGGACGGCATTTATTTTGCGAACCGGGAAGACGCACTGGTCAAAAAGCTTGTAGCTGGGCGGGCCGGAAAAGTATTTGTGCTGACGGACAGCCAAAAGTTCAATCTGACCGCTTCATTCAGGGGCATGGAGTTCTCCGATATCGACCTATTGATTACCGACGAAAGCCCGCCGGAGCACCTGCTGCCTGTCCTGCGCGAAAGCGGGATTGAACTGATCCGGACGGCCGGGGAAGAGTAA
- a CDS encoding Cof-type HAD-IIB family hydrolase, with the protein MIKAIFSDIDGTLLNSRHQITPSTKTVIQEVKEREIPFVLVSARMPSGILSLQQELEINAPVICYSGALVLGGSDGGGRETLHSIGLNNNSVKAILHIASTGFPDISISLYSHDQWIVADRFDPWVIQEQEIIKVDPAERELSAYVDEDPEIHKILCMGHPEEINRLTRTLQTVVPGISLYKSKDTYLEIMDEMVSKSYAIRELEEVFHISNQELMAIGDNYNDIDMILYAGLGIAMGNAPDEVKQIADKVTLSNDEDGLKDGIKRFVLSPELQ; encoded by the coding sequence ATGATCAAAGCGATTTTTAGCGATATTGACGGTACTCTGCTGAATTCGCGGCACCAGATTACGCCGAGCACCAAAACCGTTATTCAGGAGGTTAAGGAACGCGAGATTCCGTTTGTCCTCGTTTCGGCCCGGATGCCGAGCGGCATTCTGTCGCTGCAGCAGGAGCTTGAAATCAATGCGCCCGTCATATGTTACAGCGGGGCTCTCGTTCTTGGCGGAAGCGATGGCGGTGGCAGGGAAACGCTTCACAGCATTGGACTGAACAATAACAGCGTGAAGGCTATCCTCCATATCGCTAGTACGGGCTTTCCGGACATCAGCATCAGTCTTTACAGCCACGACCAGTGGATTGTTGCCGACCGCTTCGACCCGTGGGTCATTCAGGAGCAGGAGATTATCAAGGTCGATCCGGCCGAGCGCGAGTTGTCCGCGTATGTTGACGAAGATCCCGAGATTCACAAAATATTATGTATGGGACATCCGGAGGAGATTAACCGGCTTACGCGAACCCTGCAAACCGTGGTCCCGGGCATCAGCCTGTACAAATCCAAAGATACTTATCTGGAAATCATGGACGAAATGGTGTCCAAATCATATGCGATCCGCGAGCTGGAAGAGGTGTTTCACATCTCCAACCAGGAACTGATGGCGATCGGCGACAATTACAACGACATTGACATGATCCTGTACGCGGGGCTGGGGATTGCGATGGGGAACGCGCCGGACGAAGTCAAACAAATAGCCGACAAGGTTACGCTCAGCAATGACGAGGACGGTTTGAAGGACGGGATCAAGCGGTTTGTTTTATCCCCTGAATTGCAGTAA
- a CDS encoding YfbR-like 5'-deoxynucleotidase, whose translation MGIHAYFRSLGGLERIIRCPGKFKFEEHSVAAHSWKVVQYAKTLADIEEQHGVKIDWKKLYEITSSHDYGEIFIGDIKTPVKHSSPQLRALIQQVEEGMVHHFIEENIPSEFKSIFYNQLREGKDQSVEGRILEVADKLDQVYEAFAELQKGNTEKEFITMYRSALTKIKDIPLHCVGYFLKYILPDLVNEETISPVDIRRITEEVLAN comes from the coding sequence ATGGGAATCCATGCATATTTCCGGTCTCTGGGCGGACTTGAACGGATTATCCGCTGTCCGGGGAAGTTCAAATTCGAGGAACACAGTGTAGCGGCCCACTCCTGGAAAGTGGTGCAGTACGCCAAGACGCTGGCAGATATCGAAGAGCAGCACGGCGTGAAGATCGACTGGAAGAAGCTTTACGAGATTACGAGTAGCCATGATTACGGCGAAATCTTTATTGGCGACATCAAAACGCCGGTCAAGCATTCCTCCCCGCAGCTTCGGGCGCTGATCCAGCAGGTCGAGGAGGGGATGGTGCACCATTTTATCGAAGAAAACATCCCGTCCGAATTCAAAAGCATCTTCTATAATCAGCTTCGCGAAGGCAAGGATCAATCGGTGGAAGGGCGCATTCTTGAAGTCGCCGACAAGCTGGACCAGGTGTACGAGGCGTTCGCCGAGCTGCAAAAGGGCAATACGGAGAAGGAATTTATCACGATGTACCGCAGCGCCCTGACGAAGATCAAGGACATCCCGCTGCACTGTGTCGGTTATTTTCTTAAATACATCCTGCCCGATCTTGTAAACGAAGAGACGATTTCCCCTGTCGACATCAGACGGATTACGGAGGAAGTACTGGCTAATTAA
- a CDS encoding LacI family DNA-binding transcriptional regulator: protein MKATIKDVARLSGVSISTVSRVMNNPELVVPRKRQRVLEAIRELHYSPNALARGLIHKRTGTLGVLIPDISNLFYPAVLRGMEDAAHQSDYNLIICNTDASAGRRNSILKVLYEKQIDGVIWTSEPLPRDSYEMFETLDFPVVLAATHSPEFEIPSVKVDDEQAAYDATVYLIGRGHTRIGMISGPPNDPISGYPRIQGFLRALRDYQIESDEAVCVEFGKYHFEDSYEAMKRLHGKFPEMTAVFASSDERALAAISYLHENQIRVPDDISVIGFDDTRMAGMSFPRLTTVAQPLYEIGFSAVDKLLKVINGEPIEELRTCVPHQIIERNSVIDCTQQAVIK, encoded by the coding sequence ATGAAAGCGACGATCAAAGATGTGGCCCGGCTCTCCGGCGTATCCATAAGCACGGTATCGAGAGTAATGAACAATCCCGAATTGGTCGTTCCCAGGAAACGCCAGAGGGTTCTGGAAGCCATCCGCGAGCTGCACTATTCGCCCAACGCGCTTGCGAGGGGACTTATACATAAGCGGACCGGGACTTTAGGAGTTTTGATTCCGGATATCTCCAATCTTTTTTATCCCGCTGTACTTAGAGGCATGGAGGATGCGGCCCACCAGTCGGACTACAATCTGATTATTTGCAACACGGACGCAAGCGCCGGGCGGAGAAATTCCATCCTGAAGGTACTGTATGAGAAGCAGATTGACGGCGTCATTTGGACAAGCGAGCCGCTTCCCCGCGATAGTTATGAGATGTTTGAGACGCTTGATTTTCCGGTGGTGCTGGCGGCTACCCATAGTCCGGAATTTGAAATTCCATCCGTCAAGGTCGACGATGAGCAGGCCGCCTACGATGCGACGGTGTATCTGATTGGCAGGGGGCATACCCGAATCGGCATGATCAGCGGTCCTCCTAACGATCCCATCTCCGGCTATCCGCGGATTCAGGGATTTCTTCGGGCATTGAGGGATTATCAGATCGAATCTGACGAGGCGGTCTGCGTGGAATTCGGGAAATATCATTTTGAGGACAGCTACGAGGCGATGAAACGTCTGCATGGCAAATTTCCGGAAATGACGGCTGTATTTGCATCCAGCGACGAGCGGGCTTTGGCCGCCATATCGTACTTACATGAGAATCAGATCCGGGTCCCGGACGATATCTCGGTTATCGGCTTTGACGACACCCGGATGGCGGGAATGAGCTTTCCCCGGCTGACAACGGTAGCCCAGCCGCTGTATGAGATCGGTTTTTCGGCGGTGGACAAGCTTCTGAAAGTGATCAATGGGGAGCCAATCGAGGAACTGCGAACCTGTGTGCCTCACCAAATTATCGAACGAAATTCCGTGATCGACTGTACGCAGCAGGCCGTTATCAAGTAG
- a CDS encoding ABC transporter substrate-binding protein, which translates to MRTKAGKLSVALILTGVLLAGCGNSGNNTSGSGSASGESSAAPSAAPSAAASAAPAAGEKVKIVFSQGADQTDGTKKLVAAFEAKHPDIDVEVREFPNDSSQMHDQLLTILSGQSSEIDVLNLDVTWPAEFAQAGFLLPLDRYIEQDGINTSEYLKGGIEAGYYNGQQWAFPRYNNAGLLYYRTDLVKKVPTTWDELLKQAEQLKGQGGTKYGFVTQGKQYEGLAVGFTELVNAYGGKIIDDQGNVVVNSPEALKGLKKLIDIQTSKAVPSNLNTFTEKETLTAFIEGDAVFARHWPALYAQANDPKVSKIVGKVGIAPLPAGDARSAAALGGWLGAISKYSEHPKEAWEFLKFLISEEGEKIVAINNTQTPTYLKLFDDPEVQKASPLFANHDFVNGLGSAVPRTITPQYAKISGLIQVEVSKAIAGQQTAEQALTNLETQIKAVVSQ; encoded by the coding sequence ATGAGAACAAAAGCAGGGAAATTAAGTGTGGCACTGATTCTGACCGGGGTACTGCTCGCGGGCTGCGGCAATTCCGGCAACAACACTTCCGGCTCAGGCAGCGCAAGCGGAGAATCCAGCGCAGCGCCTTCCGCAGCGCCTTCGGCGGCAGCTTCCGCCGCACCGGCAGCGGGTGAAAAAGTGAAAATCGTCTTCAGCCAAGGCGCGGACCAGACCGACGGCACCAAGAAGCTGGTGGCGGCCTTCGAAGCGAAGCATCCGGACATCGACGTCGAGGTCCGCGAGTTCCCGAATGATTCCTCACAAATGCATGACCAGCTTCTGACGATTCTGAGCGGCCAATCCTCCGAGATTGATGTGCTGAATCTGGATGTGACGTGGCCGGCCGAATTCGCCCAAGCCGGATTCCTGCTGCCGCTGGACCGCTATATCGAGCAGGACGGCATTAACACGAGCGAATACTTGAAGGGCGGTATTGAAGCGGGCTATTACAACGGCCAGCAGTGGGCGTTCCCGCGATACAACAATGCGGGTCTGCTCTATTATCGCACCGATCTGGTGAAGAAGGTTCCGACAACCTGGGACGAGCTTCTGAAGCAGGCGGAGCAGCTGAAGGGCCAGGGCGGAACCAAGTACGGATTTGTGACGCAAGGCAAGCAGTATGAAGGGCTGGCTGTCGGCTTTACCGAGCTGGTGAACGCTTATGGCGGCAAAATCATTGACGATCAGGGCAATGTTGTCGTTAACAGCCCTGAGGCTTTGAAGGGACTCAAGAAGCTGATCGATATCCAAACCTCGAAGGCGGTTCCTTCCAACCTGAATACTTTCACGGAAAAAGAAACCTTGACCGCGTTCATCGAAGGCGACGCCGTATTTGCCCGCCATTGGCCGGCCTTGTACGCGCAGGCCAATGATCCGAAGGTCTCCAAAATTGTTGGTAAAGTAGGCATTGCGCCGCTTCCTGCCGGTGATGCCCGTTCCGCAGCTGCGCTGGGCGGCTGGCTGGGTGCCATCAGCAAATATTCCGAGCATCCGAAGGAAGCGTGGGAGTTCCTGAAATTCCTGATCAGCGAGGAAGGGGAAAAAATCGTAGCCATCAACAATACACAAACGCCGACCTACCTGAAGCTGTTCGATGATCCGGAAGTGCAGAAGGCCAGCCCGCTCTTTGCCAATCACGATTTCGTGAACGGTCTTGGCAGCGCGGTTCCGCGGACCATTACGCCGCAATACGCAAAAATCTCGGGGCTGATTCAAGTGGAAGTCTCCAAAGCCATCGCCGGTCAGCAGACTGCCGAGCAAGCTCTGACCAACTTAGAAACGCAAATCAAGGCTGTTGTTTCTCAATAA
- a CDS encoding carbohydrate ABC transporter permease has protein sequence MPLKNKSKWREGRAAYAMILPAVLIIAAVALWPLLRSFWISMFDLRLNDPTRNAIHYSYSVNIEQYADRFPGLLRAVKREAGNAGGGAPSALSAVQSKLEEVSQGLEEDPAFRKRLGKVNELLDAFSPIPQELRFIPVDNAKAERLKAELQEIRKELAGLKAGGSLDRPDEVIGLTSALLDTFQAPNFVGLSHYKELMSGGRLWESLSNTLLFTVFAVALEMLFGLLIALLLNRSFRGRGLVRAAVLIPWATPTAVSAMIWHYLYDGQNGIVAKLLYEAGLISDMGTLLSSGSRVMGSVIMADVWKTAPFVALLLLAGLQNIPSSLYEAAWVDGGGRWKQFVHVTVPLLKPAFFVALMFRTLDAFRVFDLIYVLTGGGPANSTESVSIYAYKTMFSELDFGKGSALSVIVFVCVLLISMAYVKWLGSDVVGRRAG, from the coding sequence ATGCCGCTTAAGAACAAAAGCAAATGGAGAGAAGGAAGAGCGGCATACGCCATGATTCTTCCCGCTGTGCTGATTATCGCTGCCGTTGCGCTTTGGCCGCTGCTCCGTTCTTTCTGGATCAGCATGTTCGATCTCCGGCTGAACGATCCAACCCGCAATGCCATCCACTATTCGTATTCGGTGAATATCGAGCAGTATGCCGATCGGTTTCCCGGCCTGCTCCGGGCAGTGAAGCGGGAAGCCGGAAATGCCGGGGGAGGTGCGCCGTCCGCACTGTCCGCCGTCCAGAGTAAATTGGAGGAAGTCAGCCAAGGGCTTGAAGAGGACCCGGCATTTCGCAAGAGGCTGGGCAAGGTGAACGAGCTGTTGGATGCATTTTCGCCGATTCCGCAGGAGCTGCGGTTCATCCCGGTGGACAATGCGAAGGCTGAGCGTTTGAAGGCGGAGCTTCAAGAGATTCGAAAGGAACTGGCGGGACTCAAGGCCGGCGGGTCTTTGGACCGCCCGGATGAGGTCATCGGGCTAACCAGTGCCCTGCTGGATACGTTTCAGGCTCCCAATTTTGTCGGATTATCGCACTATAAAGAATTGATGTCGGGCGGGCGGCTGTGGGAGTCGCTGAGCAATACCCTCTTGTTTACCGTGTTTGCCGTAGCGCTGGAAATGCTGTTTGGCCTCCTGATTGCGCTGCTGCTGAATCGCTCCTTTAGGGGGCGGGGGCTGGTTCGTGCGGCGGTGCTCATTCCGTGGGCTACACCGACTGCCGTTTCGGCCATGATCTGGCATTATCTGTACGACGGGCAGAACGGCATTGTCGCGAAGCTGCTGTACGAAGCCGGGCTGATTTCGGATATGGGAACGCTGTTGTCTTCAGGCTCACGGGTGATGGGCTCGGTCATTATGGCGGATGTGTGGAAGACGGCTCCTTTCGTAGCTTTATTGCTACTAGCCGGTCTTCAGAACATTCCTTCCTCCCTATATGAAGCTGCATGGGTAGATGGGGGCGGAAGATGGAAGCAGTTTGTGCATGTCACCGTGCCGCTGCTGAAGCCCGCTTTTTTCGTTGCGCTGATGTTCCGTACGCTGGATGCCTTCCGCGTGTTCGATCTGATCTACGTCCTTACCGGCGGTGGTCCCGCCAATTCAACGGAATCGGTCTCCATTTACGCGTACAAAACGATGTTCAGTGAACTGGATTTCGGCAAAGGCTCGGCGCTTTCCGTCATCGTCTTTGTCTGTGTGCTGCTGATCAGCATGGCGTATGTCAAATGGCTGGGGTCCGATGTTGTCGGCCGGCGCGCCGGGTAA
- a CDS encoding carbohydrate ABC transporter permease produces MRQKAGLLFYIAIIVFIGIIIFPFLWVLLASLKAPLYLYGEYAFSIKVPAYTLENYISVFTNHPFGRYLLNSFVVGVLTMFVSISIAAFASYAVARLHFLGKTFFLGILLAVSMLPQIATLSPLFLFMQSTGLRNTYAGLVIPYTTYALPIAIWYMTTFFKQIPTELEEAAKVDGASLLGIFSRVLLPLVSPGLFTTAIIVFVDAWHEFLFALTINTKQSMMTVPVGIAMFQGEFTFPWGEISAATVTVTVPVVLLVLLFQRRIIAGLTSGAVKQ; encoded by the coding sequence ATGAGACAAAAGGCAGGACTGCTGTTTTATATCGCTATTATCGTGTTTATAGGGATTATCATTTTTCCGTTTCTGTGGGTGCTGCTTGCTTCATTAAAAGCCCCCCTGTATTTATATGGAGAGTACGCTTTCAGTATTAAGGTCCCGGCATATACGCTGGAGAACTACATTTCCGTCTTTACGAATCATCCGTTCGGCAGATATCTGCTTAACAGCTTCGTGGTCGGCGTGCTGACGATGTTTGTTTCGATCAGTATTGCGGCCTTTGCGTCGTATGCGGTAGCAAGACTTCATTTTTTGGGAAAAACATTTTTTCTCGGGATTCTGCTCGCCGTATCCATGCTGCCGCAAATCGCCACATTGTCGCCGCTGTTTCTGTTTATGCAATCCACAGGTTTGCGCAATACGTACGCGGGGCTGGTCATCCCCTACACCACCTACGCTCTGCCGATTGCGATCTGGTATATGACCACATTTTTCAAACAGATTCCGACTGAGCTGGAGGAGGCGGCCAAGGTGGACGGCGCTTCTCTGCTGGGCATTTTTAGCCGGGTATTGCTGCCGCTCGTGTCGCCTGGGCTGTTCACGACGGCGATTATCGTGTTCGTGGACGCGTGGCATGAGTTCCTGTTCGCGCTGACGATCAATACGAAGCAGTCGATGATGACGGTGCCTGTCGGCATTGCCATGTTCCAGGGGGAGTTTACGTTTCCGTGGGGAGAAATTTCGGCGGCGACCGTGACCGTGACGGTTCCGGTGGTGCTGCTCGTGCTGCTGTTTCAGCGCCGGATTATTGCGGGCCTGACGTCGGGAGCGGTGAAGCAATAA
- a CDS encoding sulfatase family protein, with amino-acid sequence MKRKNILLMISHDTGRYLGCYGQSVETPAIDALAEEGVRFSNYFCPAPQCSPSRGSILTGLYPQSHGMIGLSHLGFSIDPEVTTLPMSLSEAGYETALIGFSHETIGEAGGDRTSSTYKLGYETVLPVPGDRAADVAERVVSFLEDKASGQQERPFFASVGFFETHRDFDEYAPVADPAEKIVPPPYLPDTERVREDFALLHGSVKTLDHGIDRILSRLDALGLAEETLVIYTTDHGIAFPRAKGTLMDAGLETALIMRCPGTLGARQVNGHLLCNIDLMPTLLEFAGAAPPKDIDGFSFYSLLENADGPSTRDHFFAELTWHDDYHPMRGVRTDRYKYIRNFEDGPAVYLPLDIHLSPSGHEVREQYYKPNVPEELYDLANDPLEERNLAGDPAYQDILLELRGKVEDWMISGADRLLSGKVPGTAAPGWQEEYKNGRGYRSNRG; translated from the coding sequence ATGAAGCGTAAAAATATTTTGCTGATGATCTCGCACGACACCGGCCGGTATTTAGGCTGCTATGGACAATCGGTTGAAACGCCGGCGATTGACGCTTTGGCAGAGGAAGGGGTGCGCTTCAGCAATTATTTCTGCCCGGCGCCGCAGTGCAGCCCGAGCCGGGGGAGCATCCTTACCGGCCTGTATCCGCAAAGTCACGGCATGATCGGGCTAAGCCATCTCGGCTTCTCGATAGATCCGGAGGTTACAACACTGCCGATGAGCCTTAGCGAAGCCGGATACGAGACGGCGCTGATCGGCTTCAGCCATGAAACGATCGGCGAGGCCGGAGGCGACCGCACTTCATCTACATATAAGCTGGGATATGAAACAGTCCTCCCGGTGCCGGGCGACCGGGCGGCTGACGTCGCAGAGCGGGTCGTCTCTTTCCTGGAGGACAAAGCGTCCGGGCAGCAGGAACGGCCGTTTTTTGCTTCGGTCGGTTTCTTTGAAACCCACCGCGATTTCGACGAATACGCGCCGGTGGCCGATCCGGCGGAGAAAATCGTTCCGCCGCCGTATCTGCCGGATACGGAGCGGGTGCGGGAAGATTTTGCCCTGCTGCACGGCTCGGTGAAGACGCTCGATCATGGCATCGACCGCATCCTGTCCCGGCTGGACGCATTGGGGCTCGCGGAAGAGACGCTGGTGATCTATACGACCGATCACGGCATCGCCTTCCCCCGGGCCAAGGGCACCCTGATGGATGCGGGGCTGGAGACCGCGCTCATTATGCGGTGCCCGGGGACGCTGGGGGCAAGGCAGGTCAACGGCCATTTGCTCTGCAACATTGATCTGATGCCGACTCTGCTGGAGTTTGCGGGAGCGGCGCCACCGAAGGACATCGATGGATTCAGCTTTTACAGTCTGCTGGAGAATGCGGACGGGCCCTCGACACGCGACCATTTCTTCGCCGAACTGACGTGGCATGACGATTATCATCCGATGCGGGGCGTCCGCACGGACCGGTACAAATATATCCGCAATTTCGAGGACGGGCCTGCCGTGTATTTGCCGCTCGACATTCACCTCAGCCCTTCCGGCCATGAAGTGAGGGAGCAATACTACAAGCCGAATGTCCCTGAAGAGCTGTATGACCTTGCGAATGATCCGCTGGAGGAGCGGAACCTGGCCGGCGATCCGGCATATCAAGACATTCTACTGGAGCTGCGGGGAAAGGTAGAGGATTGGATGATCTCGGGCGCCGACCGGCTGCTAAGCGGCAAAGTACCGGGAACCGCCGCCCCCGGTTGGCAGGAAGAGTATAAGAACGGCAGAGGGTATCGCTCCAATCGGGGATAG
- a CDS encoding AraC family transcriptional regulator: MKSSLKENSIHGTPSFPLHIYSKIRKTDYYVGYHWHEELEFIYVEEGEMEVTLNSEIIHVSRGEFVFINSGDLHQVTSSGPSIHHAIVFHPQLLNFEYPDICQQSIIKPITSGALQFPCAIHLDKESKEELSGKLRNIIAIKKGENKLSSLRIKVILLQVIDLLYERKLFLENRLHTKVKQEKIKKVILYIEEHYNDKIFLEDLASLVGMNKNYFSKYFQIAVGKNPVTYINEYRCEKAAKLLKNSELKVLEISLMVGFENFSYFIRKFREYKHYSPSQYRKMVYDN, encoded by the coding sequence ATGAAATCATCTTTAAAAGAAAATTCTATTCACGGCACTCCGTCTTTTCCGTTGCATATATACAGCAAGATACGTAAAACCGATTATTATGTAGGGTATCACTGGCATGAAGAATTAGAATTTATTTATGTTGAAGAAGGAGAAATGGAGGTGACGCTCAATTCAGAAATCATTCATGTTTCCAGAGGAGAATTTGTTTTTATCAATTCTGGAGACTTGCATCAAGTTACCTCAAGCGGTCCATCCATTCATCATGCTATTGTTTTTCATCCCCAGTTATTGAATTTTGAATATCCAGACATATGCCAGCAATCGATTATCAAGCCGATTACCTCGGGAGCCTTGCAATTTCCTTGTGCCATACATTTAGATAAGGAATCAAAAGAGGAGTTATCAGGAAAGTTACGAAATATCATTGCCATAAAAAAGGGGGAAAACAAGCTATCATCCTTGCGTATTAAAGTGATTCTCCTTCAAGTCATCGATCTTTTATATGAAAGAAAACTCTTCCTGGAAAATCGACTTCATACAAAAGTCAAACAAGAAAAAATCAAAAAAGTGATCCTATATATTGAGGAACATTACAATGATAAAATTTTTCTTGAGGACTTAGCTTCGCTTGTAGGAATGAATAAAAATTATTTCTCAAAATACTTTCAAATAGCTGTAGGGAAAAATCCAGTTACGTATATTAATGAATACCGGTGTGAAAAAGCAGCGAAACTGCTAAAAAATAGCGAGTTAAAAGTTTTAGAGATTTCCTTGATGGTGGGTTTTGAAAACTTCAGCTATTTTATTCGTAAATTTAGAGAGTACAAGCACTATTCTCCGTCGCAATATAGAAAAATGGTTTATGATAATTAA
- a CDS encoding glycoside hydrolase family 13 protein, with protein sequence MKEIQKKWWHKSVIYQIYPRSFYDSNGDGVGDLQGIIQKLDYVKLLGADVIWLSPVYDSPNVDNGYDISDYYSISSEFGTMEDMNKLLLESSKRGIKIIMDLVVNHTSDQHPWFIEAKKSKDNPYRDYYIWRDPVNGKEPNELKSNFGGSAWQFDETTNQYYLHFYSKEQPDLDWENKKMRSSIWDMMNFWINKGIGGFRMDVIDLIGKDPDKQIKENGPRLHDYLQEMNQKTFGTKDLLTVGETWGATTEDGKLYSDPKRKELSMIFQFEHIQLDKIPGKQRWDLKKLELNELKHVLSKWQYALNEEGWNSLFWNNHDLPRIVSRWGNDREYRVESAKMLATLLHGMKGTPYIYQGEEIGMTNAAFESIEDYMDIETQNIYKERKAAGFSEEDIMESLYMKARDNARTPMQWSNAANAGFSSGKPWMKLNPNYPSVNVESALYDSDSVFYHYQKLIKIRKQNNTLIYGTYRLLDSEPNIYAYERILENKKLIIVCNFYEPEATFSYSPESHSAVNILISNYSHSSSDLKNVTLRPYEAIIYEII encoded by the coding sequence ATGAAAGAGATTCAAAAAAAATGGTGGCACAAAAGTGTGATTTATCAAATATATCCCCGTAGCTTCTACGACAGTAATGGTGATGGGGTTGGCGATTTACAAGGCATCATTCAAAAGTTAGACTATGTAAAATTATTAGGCGCCGACGTCATTTGGCTAAGTCCCGTTTATGATTCCCCCAACGTAGACAATGGCTACGATATTAGTGATTATTACTCCATCTCATCGGAATTTGGAACCATGGAAGATATGAATAAATTGTTATTAGAAAGCAGCAAGCGCGGCATTAAAATTATTATGGATCTTGTTGTCAACCATACCTCAGACCAGCATCCGTGGTTTATAGAAGCAAAAAAATCAAAAGACAATCCGTACAGAGATTATTATATCTGGCGCGATCCGGTTAACGGCAAAGAACCCAACGAACTGAAATCGAATTTCGGTGGCTCAGCGTGGCAATTTGATGAAACAACCAACCAATACTATTTGCATTTCTACAGCAAAGAACAGCCCGACTTGGACTGGGAAAACAAAAAAATGCGCAGCAGCATCTGGGATATGATGAACTTTTGGATTAACAAGGGAATCGGCGGCTTCCGTATGGATGTGATTGATTTGATCGGAAAAGATCCCGATAAACAAATAAAAGAAAACGGGCCTAGACTTCATGATTATTTGCAGGAAATGAATCAAAAAACGTTTGGAACCAAAGATTTGTTAACGGTTGGAGAAACGTGGGGCGCGACAACTGAAGACGGGAAACTGTACTCTGACCCCAAACGCAAGGAATTGAGCATGATCTTTCAGTTTGAACATATTCAGCTAGATAAAATTCCGGGCAAACAAAGATGGGATTTGAAAAAGCTAGAGCTCAATGAACTAAAGCATGTGTTAAGCAAGTGGCAATATGCTTTAAACGAAGAGGGTTGGAACAGCTTATTTTGGAACAATCACGACCTGCCCCGCATTGTATCGAGATGGGGGAATGACCGTGAATATAGGGTGGAGTCTGCCAAAATGTTGGCCACTTTATTACATGGAATGAAAGGAACCCCCTATATCTACCAGGGAGAAGAAATCGGCATGACAAATGCTGCTTTTGAGTCCATAGAAGATTATATGGATATTGAAACTCAAAATATTTATAAAGAACGAAAAGCAGCCGGTTTTAGCGAAGAAGACATCATGGAATCGCTCTATATGAAAGCAAGAGACAATGCCAGAACCCCAATGCAATGGTCGAATGCAGCAAATGCAGGATTTTCTTCAGGAAAACCATGGATGAAGCTTAATCCCAATTATCCTTCTGTTAATGTAGAAAGCGCTTTATATGATTCGGATTCTGTTTTTTATCATTATCAAAAATTAATTAAGATTCGTAAACAAAACAACACACTTATTTATGGGACCTATCGTCTTCTTGATTCGGAACCCAATATTTATGCTTACGAACGGATACTCGAAAACAAAAAACTGATTATTGTATGCAATTTTTACGAACCGGAAGCCACTTTTTCTTACTCTCCCGAAAGTCATTCAGCCGTAAACATTTTAATTAGCAACTACAGCCACTCGAGCAGCGATTTAAAAAACGTTACATTGCGTCCGTATGAAGCCATTATATATGAAATCATCTGA